A single genomic interval of Mucilaginibacter robiniae harbors:
- a CDS encoding sensor histidine kinase, protein MFYAHTVFTTVYNENGHLSGFVVMVRNTDEISRQEKEKAALQAQFEKKLRLNTLKNLSNELRFRKLIENSYDGIALFDQAFRVIYRSISAERIDGWSNAEMLHQNMRNYTHPDDVDMTSNLLAEIYHQPFVPVIATSRVRHKQGHYIWIECVFTNMLEDENINAIVCNFKDITERRQAEIERKRITADLIQRNRDLEQFTYIISHNLRAPLANIMGLSDLLGSEVELDTDNQILAQALSASIKNLDQIILDLNHILQARNEVSDRLEQVDLAEIVEEINLSVNQMIETNQASIIYDFHGASGLLTIKSYLYSIFQNLIMNSIKYRRLDVAPVIHISSAIVNQGIRILFKDNGKGIDMARYGHQLFGLYKRFDKSVEGRGMGLFMVKMQVERLGGTISVQSEPQVGTEFLIEMPIA, encoded by the coding sequence TTGTTTTATGCGCATACCGTTTTTACTACAGTTTATAATGAGAATGGCCATCTGAGTGGCTTTGTAGTTATGGTTCGTAATACAGACGAGATTAGTAGGCAAGAAAAAGAAAAAGCTGCACTGCAGGCCCAGTTTGAAAAAAAGCTAAGGCTGAATACTTTAAAAAACCTATCGAACGAGTTACGGTTCAGGAAGCTGATTGAAAACAGTTATGATGGTATTGCCTTGTTTGATCAAGCGTTTCGGGTAATTTACCGGAGCATATCTGCTGAGCGTATTGACGGGTGGAGCAATGCAGAAATGCTGCATCAGAATATGCGTAACTATACCCACCCTGATGATGTGGATATGACCAGCAACCTACTGGCCGAAATTTATCATCAGCCTTTTGTTCCGGTAATTGCTACGAGTCGCGTGAGGCACAAACAGGGTCATTATATCTGGATTGAGTGTGTTTTTACCAACATGCTTGAGGATGAAAATATTAATGCCATTGTTTGCAATTTCAAAGACATTACCGAGCGCCGCCAAGCCGAAATTGAACGTAAGCGCATCACCGCCGATCTTATTCAGCGGAACCGTGACTTGGAACAGTTTACCTATATCATTTCGCATAACCTGCGGGCTCCTTTAGCCAATATTATGGGCCTGTCTGACTTGCTGGGCAGCGAGGTAGAACTGGATACCGACAACCAAATACTGGCGCAAGCCCTATCGGCTTCTATCAAAAATCTGGATCAAATTATTCTGGACTTGAACCATATACTGCAAGCCCGAAATGAAGTGAGTGACCGGTTGGAGCAGGTTGATTTAGCCGAAATTGTGGAAGAAATTAATTTAAGCGTCAACCAGATGATAGAAACTAACCAAGCTTCTATCATCTATGATTTTCACGGGGCAAGCGGCCTTTTAACCATTAAAAGTTACTTGTACAGCATTTTTCAAAACTTGATTATGAATAGCATTAAATACCGGCGACTTGATGTTGCGCCGGTAATTCACATCAGCAGTGCAATAGTTAATCAGGGCATTCGCATTCTTTTTAAAGATAACGGGAAGGGGATAGATATGGCTCGCTATGGGCACCAGTTATTTGGCCTATACAAGCGCTTTGACAAGAGCGTGGAAGGGCGAGGCATGGGGTTGTTCATGGTGAAAATGCAGGTAGAGCGGCTAGGGGGTACCATATCGGTACAAAGTGAACCCCAGGTGGGTACTGAGTTCCTGATTGAGATGCCTATTGCGTAA
- a CDS encoding PAS domain S-box protein: MKHAPSISNHDTDEKIYRLLAATSKSAALICIDANGYILSRNQGIECIYGYAADEVIGKHFSIFYKADEAGKKTFSQ; the protein is encoded by the coding sequence TTGAAACACGCGCCTTCAATATCCAACCACGATACGGATGAAAAAATATACCGGCTGCTTGCAGCTACCTCTAAAAGTGCGGCATTGATTTGCATAGATGCCAATGGGTATATTCTAAGCCGCAACCAGGGGATTGAATGCATTTATGGCTACGCTGCTGATGAAGTGATAGGCAAGCATTTCTCCATATTTTATAAGGCCGACGAGGCCGGCAAAAAAACATTTTCGCAATAA
- a CDS encoding sensor histidine kinase yields MHDNILFLLALGTTGMLLLAISIVLLQVRNQNRMLKQRELTQLAEIAHQKQLLNAVIQSQEAERKRIGRDLHDDIGAALSGLRLSIDVFEPTKADGSQHFKFKSNCKTAIDSIIAEVRHISHNLSPSMLSLHGLVAALNRQLEFINRTDHLQAVIDNTVPELIDSLTIEVTTAIYRVLEELINNTIKHAKATNININFNAVGNTLRIHYSDNGIGLPITSNIKAKGMGLQNIESRLSMIEASYHILDQQTSGFHLEIEYPLNRVLSHV; encoded by the coding sequence ATGCATGATAATATTCTGTTCCTGTTAGCCTTAGGCACAACAGGTATGTTACTATTGGCTATTTCAATTGTTTTATTGCAGGTTCGTAATCAAAACCGCATGCTGAAACAACGTGAATTAACACAGTTGGCCGAGATAGCTCATCAAAAACAACTACTGAATGCCGTTATTCAATCGCAGGAAGCTGAACGCAAACGCATTGGGCGCGATTTGCATGATGATATTGGTGCTGCCCTATCGGGTTTAAGACTCTCTATTGATGTTTTTGAACCTACCAAAGCCGATGGAAGCCAGCATTTCAAATTTAAAAGCAATTGTAAAACAGCTATTGATTCTATTATTGCTGAAGTAAGGCACATTTCGCATAACCTGTCTCCTTCCATGCTTAGCTTGCACGGGCTGGTTGCAGCTTTAAACCGGCAATTGGAGTTTATTAATCGTACCGATCACCTACAGGCAGTAATTGATAATACCGTACCTGAGTTGATCGACAGCTTGACCATTGAAGTGACTACAGCCATTTACCGGGTATTGGAAGAGTTAATTAATAACACCATTAAACACGCTAAAGCAACCAACATCAACATCAACTTTAACGCTGTAGGGAATACATTGCGCATCCACTATTCAGATAATGGCATCGGCTTGCCTATCACATCCAACATTAAGGCTAAAGGCATGGGCTTACAAAATATTGAAAGCCGGTTATCTATGATTGAAGCAAGCTATCATATTCTGGACCAGCAAACCAGCGGTTTTCATTTGGAAATAGAATATCCACTTAACCGTGTACTAAGCCATGTCTAA
- a CDS encoding response regulator transcription factor, which yields MSKIHIAIADDQKLFSQALAMLIGTVSDFELLFVASDGLDFLEQLKQSPVPPQVAMLDIDMPGMDGVKLNKQLQKDYPQIKVIMLSVHLEEELITRLIEDGAAAYLNKNCDKEDLIKTIHAVMRDGFYINQLTLKAISAAQKKRTAAKKAADDQLSAGLTKREIEVLVMICEEKSNSEIADKLFISVRTVEGHRNNLLIKSGCRNTVGLVLFALRHNFFKLPE from the coding sequence ATGTCTAAAATTCATATTGCCATTGCCGACGACCAAAAGCTGTTCAGTCAGGCGTTAGCTATGCTCATTGGTACCGTATCTGATTTCGAGCTGCTTTTTGTAGCTTCAGATGGTCTGGACTTTCTAGAACAACTTAAGCAATCTCCAGTACCACCCCAAGTAGCCATGCTGGATATTGACATGCCGGGCATGGATGGCGTTAAGCTGAACAAGCAGTTGCAGAAAGATTATCCGCAAATTAAGGTCATCATGCTTTCAGTACACTTGGAAGAAGAATTGATTACCCGGTTGATTGAAGATGGCGCAGCTGCCTACCTTAATAAAAACTGCGATAAAGAGGATCTAATTAAAACTATTCATGCTGTAATGCGTGATGGGTTTTATATTAATCAACTTACTCTAAAGGCTATATCCGCTGCGCAGAAAAAACGAACAGCGGCCAAAAAAGCAGCAGACGATCAATTATCAGCTGGCTTAACCAAACGTGAGATTGAAGTATTGGTGATGATTTGTGAAGAAAAAAGCAATAGTGAAATTGCCGACAAGTTATTTATTAGTGTTCGAACCGTAGAAGGGCACCGCAACAACCTGCTCATTAAATCAGGTTGCCGCAATACAGTAGGTTTGGTTTTGTTTGCTTTAAGGCACAACTTTTTTAAACTGCCAGAATAA